The following coding sequences are from one Nicotiana tomentosiformis chromosome 3, ASM39032v3, whole genome shotgun sequence window:
- the LOC104088460 gene encoding uncharacterized protein, translating to MDCSNESLRVDMGVTVGAGDTADSVSGLKRESGYCSQCLNLEAQFKEMENTCSTLQKEIDQERNGFKLLEVKYETLRVEKVAVEDELEVLKRRNQELEKRMHQFENNVINEENEEEDKVLQLMIENNILECEKRVAESNVESWKLKCKELELVMLELNKKFVSHEIHNKVGLDANPFFSDGEIISLQFQDSGKSLTKTPCLQAELVGGNKALFSESGNNHVKVRKRLTFEEERGSNKRMAPSTPAGVRPANVVVIDLNESDDERTTRPLCTSINVNDYKNSPPLCTPPIPGSRMARDSPYPGSGSTLSNNEFPSENNLKMTDIEKGEDNDILCVPTPKRRRASNLIASDSDTDDDNVPICMLKTRHFHGKSSNDHPEGHSSQTGDSGEKVRKSSSRRRLVKLSHCEMKDGGGSDIEEDVSDSEGESLGGFIVSSSDCSENGGISNSEGALGNNSSVAEDSVSDSEHISESDTDYGEIISRIRRNKSDKLEWEFEGDMLAAFGKDPELCMRTVCVLYRQQTAEEKCSKETIFHNQRGFSQCDAYRGSTLAEFLTDGDPQGDMNKSVEELQAYDPKGIELCRTLATRYSKQLFAIYKNKEDPFFSAS from the exons ATGGACTGTAGTAATGAATCTTTGAGGGTTGATATGGGGGTAACAGTAGGAGCTGGAGATACTGCAGATAGTGTGAGTGGGTTGAAAAGAGAATCTGGTTATTGCAGTCAGTGTTTAAATCTGGAAGCACAGTTCAAGGAAATGGAAAATACTTGTTCCACTTTGCAGAAGGAGATTGACCAGGAGAGAAATGGTTTTAAGTTGCTTGAAGTTAAGTATGAAACATTGCGAGTCGAGAAGGTTGCTGTTGAGGATGAGCTTGAGGTGTTGAAGAGAAGGAATCAAGAGCTGGAAAAGCGGATGCATCAATTTGAGAATAATGTCATTAATGAGGAAAATGAAGAGGAAGACAAGGTTTTGCAGTTGATGATCGAGAACAATATCTTGGAATGCGAGAAAAGGGTCGCTGAAAGTAATGTTGAGTCTTGGAAATTGAAGTGCAAGGAGTTGGAGTTGGTGATGTTGGAATTGAACAAAAAATTTGTTTCTCATGAAATACACAATAAGGTTGGTTTAGATGCAAATCCTTTTTTCTCTGATGGAGAAATCATATCTCTGCAATTTCAAGATTCAG GAAAATCTTTGACAAAAACTCCATGCCTGCAAGCCGAGCTTGTTGGAGGAAACAAGGCTTTATTCTCTGAAAGTGGCAACAACCATGTTAAAGTGAGGAAGCGATTGacatttgaagaagaaagagggtCAAACAAGAGGATGGCTCCTTCTACCCCAGCTGGTGTAAGGCCCGCAAATGTTGTTGTTATCGACTTAAATGAAAGTGATGATGAAAGAACTACTCGTCCTCTCTGTACATCAATAAATGTAAATGATTATAAAAATTCTCCACCTCTCTGTACACCTCCCATACCAGGATCTAGAATGGCTCGTGATTCACCTTACCCTGGATCAGGGAGCACCTTGTCTAATAATGAGTTTCCTTCAGAGAACAATTTAAAGATGACTGATATTGAGAAAGGCGAAGACAATGACATTTTATGTGTTCCAACTCCAAAAAGAAGAAGAGCTTCAAACTTAATTGCTAGTGATAGTGACACTGATGATGATAACGTTCCAATTTGCATGCTCAAGACTAGGCATTTTCATGGGAAAAGCTCCAATGATCATCCCGAAGGCCACTCAAGTCAAACTGGTGATTCTGGGGAGAAAGTCAGGAAATCTTCTAGTAGGCGGCGCCTAGTGAAGCTAAGTCATTGTGAAATGAAAGATGGTGGTGGCAGTGACATCGAAGAAGATGTGTCAGACAGTGAAGGAGAAAGCTTGGGTGGATTTATAGTTAGCAGCTCTGATTGTTCTGAGAATGGCGGCATCTCTAATTCTGAGGGTGCTTTGGGAAATAATTCTTCTGTAGCTGAAGATTCGGTAAGTGACTCAGAGCATATATCAGAGAGTGATACAGATTATGGTGAAATAATTTCGAGAATTCGAAGGAACAAAAGTGATAAATTAGAGTGGGAGTTTGAGGGAGACATGCTTGCTGCCTTTGGTAAGGATCCTGAATTATGTATGAGGACAGTTTGTGTTTTGTATAGGCAGCAAACAGCTGAGGAAAAATGTAGTAAAGAAACGATATTTCACAATCAAAGAGGTTTCAGCCAGTGTGATGCCTACAG GGGAAGCACCTTGGCTGAATTTCTTACGGATGGAGATCCGCAAGGTGACATGAACAAGTCTGTGGAGGAATTGCAAGCATATGATCCCAAGGGTATTGAACTGTGCAGAACTTTGGCGACAAGATACTCCAAGCAGCTATTTGCAATCTACAAAAACAAAGAGGATCCGTTTTTCTCAGCTTCCTGA
- the LOC104088462 gene encoding mitochondrial carrier protein MTM1: protein MVDELKRGENSWTDTTDQSNRVFDIDNTVSLMSESVIITDGAEPLHPQQPPSLDPSPSSDGQLGVSERAFSAAGAAFLSAVLVNPLDVVKTRLQAQAAGVAYSHPMSNMTSRMAVFGPNMMFADLRCSPSCTRAGVHGTVSICPADCFQYKGTLDVFYKIIRQEGISRLWRGTNAALALAVPTVGIYLPCYDIFRNRLEAFTAQNAPSLTPYAPLLAGSLARSLACTSCYPIELAKTRMQAFKDMNKCDKPAGVRKTLFELIANVRSTTSTNSGLQSYRVLWTGLGAQLARDVPFSAICWSTLEPVRRRLLSLMGDEPNAAGVLGANISAGFVAGSIAAAATCPLDVAKTRRQIERDPARALTMTTRLTLLEIWRDGGLKGLFTGVGPRVARAGPSVGIVISFYEVVKYMLHHQYASS, encoded by the exons ATGGTGGATGAATTGAAGCGGGGAGAAAATTCTTGGACGGACACGACTGATCAGTCGAATAGAGTATTTGATATTGATAATACTGTTTCCTTGATGTCCGAGTCAGTAATTATCACAGATGGGGCTGAACCCTTACATCCTCAGCAGCCTCCATCTCTGGATCCCAGCCCCTCCTCGGATGGCCAATTGGGAGTATCCGAACGAGCTTTTTCAGCAGCTGGTGCAGCGTTTCTCTCTGCCGTCCTTGTTAATCCACTTGATGTTGTCAAG ACCAGATTGCAAGCACAAGCAGCTGGAGTTGCTTATTCACATCCAATGAGTAACATGACAAGCCGTATGGCAGTTTTTGGACCAAACATG ATGTTTGCAGATCTGAGGTGTTCACCTTCATGCACCCGTGCTGGTGTACATGGTACAGTATCAATCTGCCCGGCTGATTGTTTCCAGTACAAAGGAACACTAGATGTCTTCTACAAAATTATTCGGCAG GAGGGTATTTCTAGGCTATGGAGAGGCACAAATGCTGCTCTAGCATTGGCTGTACCAACA GTCGGGATTTACTTGCCTTGCTATGACATTTTTCGCAACCGGTTAGAGGCTTTCACTGCTCAAAATGCCCCAAGCTTGACACCATATGCTCCTTTGTTAGCTGGTTCTTTGGCACGGTCTTTAGCTTGCACAAGTTGCTATCCTATTGAACTTGCCAAAACGCGAATGCAG GCATTTAAGGATATGAACAAATGTGACAAGCCTGCTGGAGTCAGGAAGACCCTGTTTGAGCTTATCGCCAATGTCAGGAGCACAACTAGCACCAACAGTGGTT TACAAAGCTATCGTGTACTTTGGACTGGACTTGGGGCACAGCTTGCTCGTGATGTCCCTTTTTCTGCAATTTGTTGGTCAACTCTTGAACCA GTAAGAAGGCGACTTCTTAGTCTGATGGGAGATGAACCTAATGCAGCCGGTGTCCTTGGGGCAAATATTTCTGCTGGTTTTGTTGCAGGAAGCATTGCTGCTGCTGCAACATGTCCCCTTGATGTTGCTAAGACTAGAAGGCAGATTGAG AGAGACCCTGCCAGGGCATTGACAATGACAACAAGGCTAACTCTACTGGAGATTTGGAG GGATGGAGGGCTCAAGGGTCTGTTTACTGGAGTAGGGCCTCGTGTTGCTCGTGCTGGTCCCTCTGTCGGAATTGTGATTTCATTTTACGAAGTTGTCAAATATATGTTACACCACCAATATGCTTCTTCATAA